One region of Anthonomus grandis grandis chromosome 22, icAntGran1.3, whole genome shotgun sequence genomic DNA includes:
- the LOC126748311 gene encoding PRL-1 phosphatase, which produces MSTGIMRQKDIRPAPSEIEYKGLNFLITDRPSDQNILLYIQELQKHKVTAVVRVCEPSYKTDELNQVNIEVFDLMYDDGTFPPNDIVEQWFKVLKKQFKAHPDGCVAVHCVAGLGRAPVMVALALIELGLKYEEAVELIREKRRGAINAKQLAFLEKYRPKSRLKPKNGRHNSCCVQ; this is translated from the exons ATGTCTACCGGGATCATGAGGCAAAAGGATATCCGACCAGCACCCTCTGAAATCGAATACAAAGGGCTCAACTTTTTAATCACTGATAGACCATCTGACCAAAACATCCTTCTTTACATTCAG GAATTACAAAAACACAAGGTTACAGCGGTGGTGCGGGTGTGCGAGCCATCCTACAAGACCGACGAGTTAAACCAAGTGAACATTGAGGTATTTGACTTGATGTACGACGACGGCACATTCCCGCCCAACGATATAGTCGAGCAATGGTTCAAGGTCCTGAAGAAACAGTTCAAGGCACATCCAGATGGTTGTGTTGCAGTCCATTGCGTCGCTGGCCTCGGTCGTGCGCCGGTAATGGTCGCGCTTGCGCTTATCGAACTTGGCCTTAAGTATGAGGAGGCTGTCGAGCTTATTAGAGA gAAAAGGCGAGGTGCAATAAATGCAAAGCAATTGGCGTTCCTGGAAAAGTACCGTCCGAAATCACGCCTAAAACCCAAAAACGGACGACACAATTCCTGCTGCGTTCAATAA
- the LOC126748901 gene encoding prolyl 3-hydroxylase 1-like: protein MYYTTLALLISLVLYVGLISANEPETVAYFYEKGVEAYLEERYPQCVEKLEAALKRYRYLTKSTQHCRLKCKHDHENEAPFYPENIDDLQFFEKNLKITLCILRCKARNSDNSEYLGGELEKIFEERKPYEYLNLCYYKINDKQKAASAAFTFLVAHPNHPVMSKNLDQYSQMPEVDMKDIINFEAEDYVYLYAYGADAYEKKDWNSVINHMEESLVSYLQAEDECRAHCEGPFNPGWHPDFIPAIANHFSFVLKCKRKCASLLGTLNGEKYDDLLASHYHYLQYAYFKKGNMPAACQAVSSYLLLIPDDITMLENMKYYAKLPKVLDEYFQPREEAVHYTQRDTYERKILEFIKDEFKLPERPEVKIKGDTASGNDSAQFEIDLHVQPK from the exons ATGTATTATACCACGCTTGCACTTTTGATAAGTTTAGTTTTATACGTTGGTTTAATTAGTGCTAATGAGCCGGAAACAGTTGCGTATTTTTATGAAAAGGGTGTAGAAGCTTATTTAGAAGAGAGGTACCCTCAGTGCGTGGAAAAACTTGAGGCAGCCCTTAAAAGATACCGGTACTTAACCAAGTCCACTCAACATTGCAGGTTGAAGTGTAAACACGATCATGAAAATGAAGCGCCCTTCTATCCGGAAAATATTGATGATTtacaatttttcgaaaaaaatttaaaaataactctttGTATATTACGATGTAAGGCGAGAAATAGTGATAACTCGGAGTACCTCGGAGGAGAGCTGGAGAAAATTTTTGAGGAGAGAAAACCATATGAGTACCTGAATTTATGTTATTACAAG ataaatgacAAACAAAAAGCTGCATCGGCAGCTTTCACCTTCTTGGTGGCCCATCCGAACCACCCAGTTATGTCGAAAAATTTGGACCAATATTCGCAGATGCCCGAGGTCGATATGAAAGATATTATCAACTTCGAAGCTGAG GATTACGTATACCTGTATGCATATGGTGCTGATGCATATGAAAAGAAAGACTGGAACTCTGTTATAAATCATATGGAAGAAAGTTTGGTGTCCTATCTACAAGCCGAAGATGAATGTAGGGCCCATTGTGAAGGTCCATTTAACCCTGGATGGCATCCAGATTTTATCCCTGCCATTGCAA ATCATTTCTCTTTTGTGTTGAAATGCAAGAGGAAATGTGCCAGTCTACTTGGTACTCTTAATGGAGAAAAATACGATGATCTATTGGCCAGTCATTATCATTACTTGCAGTATGCTTATTTTAAGA AGGGAAATATGCCAGCAGCTTGCCAAGCGGTTTCCAGTTACCTTCTCTTAATTCCTGATGACATCACTATGTTGGAAAACATGAAATACTATGCTAAACTTCCAAAAGTTTTAGATGAATACTTCCAACCCAGAGAA gaaGCGGTCCATTATACGCAAAGAGACACCTATGAAAGAAAAATTCTTGAATTTATCAAAGACGAGTTTAAGCTACCCGAGAGGCCTGAAGTCAAAATTAAG GGTGATACTGCTTCTGGTAACGATTCCGCCCAGTTTGAAATTGATCTTCATGTTCAGCCTAAATGA